From the Butyrivibrio fibrisolvens genome, one window contains:
- a CDS encoding flagellar protein, with product MNLRNCSRCGKMFNYVAGPPICDACKKALEDDFQKVKQYVQDNPNASLKQIAEDNEVKLNQIKEWIREERLMFSKDSPIQLTCESCGAPIQTGRLCQNCKGKMANNLTDAFRKEAPKIQMPAKKDDKGGMRFLRP from the coding sequence ATGAATTTACGTAACTGTTCAAGATGTGGTAAGATGTTCAATTATGTGGCAGGACCACCAATTTGTGATGCCTGCAAAAAGGCTCTGGAAGATGATTTCCAGAAGGTTAAGCAGTACGTTCAGGACAATCCGAACGCATCTTTAAAACAGATTGCGGAGGACAATGAAGTAAAGCTTAATCAGATCAAGGAATGGATCCGTGAAGAAAGACTCATGTTCTCAAAGGATTCGCCTATCCAGTTAACATGTGAGAGTTGTGGTGCTCCTATTCAGACAGGACGTTTGTGCCAGAATTGTAAAGGCAAGATGGCCAACAATCTGACTGATGCATTCCGTAAGGAAGCACCTAAGATTCAGATGCCTGCGAAGAAGGATGAT